In the Flavobacterium pallidum genome, one interval contains:
- a CDS encoding ABC transporter ATP-binding protein yields the protein MIKDQISKPSETQTILKVEDVSKQYRLGEVGTGTISHDLNRWWHKVRGKEDPFLKIGDVNDRSSMGGSDYVWALKDINFEVNKGEVLGIIGKNGAGKSTLLKILSKVTSPTTGTIKFNGRIASLLEVGTGFHPELTGRENIFLNGAILGMTKKEIKSKISEIVAFSGCQRYVDTPVKRYSSGMTVRLAFAVAAFLEPDILIIDEVLAVGDAEFQKKALGKMQDISRGEGRTVLFVSHNMAAVKSLCNRGIVIENGKIVFNAPIDNAISYYLKGNSAVINSKQFGAKYSNAVFALHEISLKNAGMSVLDPIDESLPIELLTNIDIHDAEPHRYIVTYHLYNEIGEAMFSFTNAQSDAALASGNNRLCCVFPADFFQSGQYFLSLFIVKDKREAVFVENDIVSFIVVDGSRDVGVYMGREPGYVKPQFKWQNLR from the coding sequence ATGATTAAAGATCAAATTTCAAAGCCCTCAGAAACCCAAACCATCCTTAAAGTTGAAGACGTATCCAAGCAATACAGGTTAGGTGAGGTTGGAACCGGTACGATCAGCCATGACCTCAACCGCTGGTGGCATAAAGTCAGGGGCAAAGAAGACCCGTTTTTGAAAATCGGTGACGTCAATGACAGGAGCAGTATGGGCGGAAGCGATTATGTGTGGGCATTGAAAGACATCAATTTTGAAGTCAATAAGGGGGAAGTACTCGGGATCATCGGGAAAAACGGCGCGGGAAAATCAACCCTTTTAAAGATTTTATCCAAAGTGACTTCACCCACCACGGGAACTATAAAATTTAATGGCAGGATTGCTTCCTTATTGGAAGTGGGCACAGGGTTTCATCCCGAACTTACCGGCCGGGAAAATATATTCCTGAACGGTGCCATTTTAGGAATGACGAAAAAGGAGATCAAATCTAAAATCAGTGAAATCGTAGCGTTCAGCGGGTGCCAAAGATACGTCGACACTCCCGTAAAACGCTACAGCAGCGGTATGACGGTGCGGTTGGCTTTCGCAGTGGCGGCTTTTCTGGAACCTGACATCCTGATCATTGATGAGGTCCTTGCGGTAGGCGATGCCGAATTTCAGAAAAAAGCGCTCGGCAAGATGCAGGATATTTCTAGAGGCGAAGGCAGGACGGTTTTATTTGTAAGCCACAATATGGCGGCAGTCAAGAGCCTTTGCAACAGGGGAATTGTAATCGAAAATGGCAAAATAGTGTTTAATGCCCCGATTGATAATGCGATAAGTTATTATCTGAAAGGGAACAGTGCGGTAATCAACAGCAAACAGTTTGGTGCCAAATATTCAAACGCTGTTTTTGCACTCCATGAAATCAGCCTGAAAAATGCAGGAATGTCGGTGCTGGACCCGATTGACGAAAGCCTGCCAATAGAGCTGCTTACAAATATTGATATACACGACGCTGAACCACATCGCTATATCGTGACTTACCATCTTTATAATGAAATAGGCGAAGCGATGTTTTCATTTACCAATGCGCAAAGCGATGCGGCCTTGGCTTCTGGGAACAATCGTTTGTGCTGTGTTTTTCCCGCTGATTTTTTTCAATCGGGACAGTATTTCCTCTCCCTTTTCATTGTAAAAGACAAAAGAGAAGCAGTTTTTGTTGAAAAT
- the gmd gene encoding GDP-mannose 4,6-dehydratase, translated as MKKALITGITGQDGAYLAELLLAKGYEVHGIKRRASSFNTQRIDHLFQDLHEDNVKFILHYGDLSDATNLIRIIQDVQPDEIYNLGAMSHVKVSFDTPEYVANVDGTGALRLLEAVRILGLTKKTKVYQASTSELYGKVQEVPQNENTPFYPRSPYGVAKLYAYWITVNYREAYGMFACNGILFNHESPLRGETFVTRKITMATAKIALGKQDILYVGNLNAQRDWGHAKDYVEAMWRMLQQEKPQDFVIATGITTPVREFVKMSFEQCGITLEFEGENENETGIVASCHNPLYQLETGKTVVKIDPDYFRPTEVDLLIGDASKAKAVLDWTPKYNLNQIITEMVASDLKLFSDD; from the coding sequence ATGAAAAAAGCCTTGATCACAGGAATTACCGGACAGGACGGAGCATATCTGGCCGAACTATTATTGGCCAAAGGCTATGAAGTACACGGAATCAAAAGGCGGGCATCGTCATTTAACACACAACGGATTGATCACCTGTTTCAGGATCTTCACGAAGACAATGTAAAGTTCATACTGCATTATGGTGACTTATCAGATGCTACCAATTTAATACGAATCATACAGGATGTCCAGCCGGACGAGATTTATAACCTCGGCGCGATGTCGCACGTTAAGGTGAGTTTCGATACTCCGGAATATGTCGCAAATGTTGATGGCACCGGTGCGTTGAGGCTTTTGGAAGCGGTCCGGATTTTAGGTTTGACAAAGAAAACGAAAGTCTATCAGGCATCAACATCTGAATTATACGGGAAAGTACAGGAAGTGCCTCAAAATGAAAACACCCCTTTTTATCCGAGATCTCCCTACGGTGTTGCAAAACTTTATGCTTACTGGATTACGGTAAACTACAGGGAGGCTTATGGTATGTTTGCCTGCAACGGCATTTTATTCAATCATGAATCTCCCCTGAGGGGCGAAACTTTTGTCACCAGGAAAATTACCATGGCTACCGCAAAAATCGCTTTGGGCAAGCAGGATATCTTATATGTTGGCAACCTCAATGCACAAAGGGACTGGGGCCATGCAAAAGATTACGTTGAAGCAATGTGGCGTATGCTGCAACAGGAAAAGCCACAGGATTTTGTAATCGCAACAGGGATCACGACTCCGGTCAGGGAATTCGTCAAGATGTCTTTTGAGCAATGTGGCATCACATTGGAATTTGAAGGCGAAAATGAAAATGAAACCGGTATAGTGGCGTCATGCCATAATCCGTTGTATCAATTGGAAACAGGAAAAACCGTCGTGAAAATTGATCCGGATTATTTCCGCCCAACCGAAGTAGACCTGCTGATTGGAGATGCCTCAAAAGCAAAAGCGGTTCTGGATTGGACACCAAAGTACAATCTGAATCAAATTATTACTGAAATGGTCGCATCAGATTTAAAATTGTTCTCAGATGATTAA